The following are from one region of the Arcobacter defluvii genome:
- a CDS encoding IS30 family transposase, with translation MRKFTQLTLKVRYQISAYTKVGYTQIQIANTLGISQSTVSREIKRNSSEGIYKPELAEQFSFYRHKYKSKHLKLTRKVMNYIKDKLKLDWSPEQISGVMKLQKLSYVSHETIYQYIYKNKCHGGKLYLMLRHKNKKYHKRGNDYNSRGIIKNRVSIEKRPKVVEYKKRVGDFEIDTVIGKNHIGALVTIVDRATKFTLIKKVDSKKADVVTQALIDMLYPIKAITHTITSDNGKEFAYHEEVSKALDTKFYFANPYHSWERGLNEHTNGLIRQYLPKQTDFTKVKRREIREIQNRLNNRPRKSLGYKTPSEVFYAKVAKVLTA, from the coding sequence ATGCGAAAATTCACACAGTTAACCCTAAAAGTAAGATATCAAATATCTGCTTACACTAAAGTTGGATACACTCAAATTCAAATAGCAAATACTTTAGGTATTTCACAATCCACTGTTAGTAGAGAGATAAAGAGAAATAGTTCTGAAGGTATTTATAAACCAGAACTTGCTGAACAGTTTAGTTTCTATAGACACAAATATAAATCAAAGCATTTAAAGCTTACTAGAAAAGTAATGAATTACATCAAAGATAAATTAAAATTAGATTGGTCTCCTGAACAAATATCAGGAGTAATGAAATTACAAAAGCTTTCTTATGTATCACATGAAACTATTTATCAATATATCTACAAAAATAAATGCCATGGTGGAAAGTTATATTTAATGCTACGTCATAAAAACAAAAAGTATCACAAGAGAGGAAATGACTATAACTCTAGAGGAATTATTAAAAATAGAGTATCAATTGAGAAAAGACCAAAAGTTGTTGAATACAAAAAAAGAGTTGGTGATTTTGAAATTGATACAGTCATTGGTAAAAACCATATTGGAGCATTAGTTACAATAGTTGATAGAGCAACAAAGTTTACTCTCATCAAAAAAGTTGATTCTAAGAAAGCTGATGTGGTTACACAAGCTTTAATTGATATGCTTTATCCAATAAAAGCAATTACTCATACAATTACTTCTGATAATGGTAAAGAGTTTGCTTATCATGAAGAAGTATCAAAAGCTTTAGATACAAAGTTTTACTTTGCAAATCCATATCATTCATGGGAAAGAGGATTAAATGAACATACAAATGGTTTAATACGTCAGTATTTACCAAAACAAACAGATTTCACTAAAGTCAAAAGAAGAGAAATTAGAGAAATACAAAACAGGTTAAATAACAGACCTAGAAAATCTCTTGGTTACAAAACTCCATCTGAGGTTTTTTATGCTAAAGTTGCAAAAGTTTTAACAGCTTAG
- a CDS encoding AraC family transcriptional regulator: MKKETLQKRTKIANDIMYYIYTHIETNIDIEELSIDLGVSKFHMHRIFKEAFGKNIYESIKSIRLQKASNLLLTNKYSTISNIVNQCGYSSQSSFIKIFKDRFDMSPKEWKNGGYKEYSKKILQQSQKAMQSTADFRNIVPSIVKMPAIESFYIRNKGYNVNIKETWQKLQTWVLTNNINSYKRIALFHDNPTITPLNECQYIGCIVVNDKDDVKSDRLPKFKIAEGVYAKFDLKGKTGDVLPFIHWVYHEWLPKSEYETTTKPSYAVYNKLDFFDEHDEFELSFYVSINF, encoded by the coding sequence ATGAAAAAAGAAACGTTACAAAAAAGAACAAAAATAGCAAATGACATAATGTACTATATTTATACTCATATAGAAACAAATATAGACATAGAAGAATTAAGTATTGATTTAGGCGTGAGTAAATTTCATATGCATAGAATTTTCAAAGAAGCATTTGGAAAAAATATTTATGAAAGCATTAAATCAATTAGACTTCAAAAAGCATCAAATCTACTTTTAACAAATAAATATTCGACAATTTCTAATATAGTAAATCAGTGTGGATACTCTTCCCAATCATCATTTATAAAAATCTTTAAAGATAGATTTGATATGAGTCCTAAAGAGTGGAAAAATGGAGGATATAAAGAGTATTCAAAAAAGATACTTCAACAATCTCAAAAAGCTATGCAATCTACAGCAGATTTTAGGAATATAGTTCCTTCTATTGTAAAAATGCCAGCAATTGAGAGTTTTTATATTAGAAATAAGGGATATAATGTAAATATTAAAGAGACATGGCAGAAGCTTCAAACTTGGGTATTAACAAATAATATTAATTCCTATAAAAGAATTGCTCTTTTTCATGATAATCCAACCATTACTCCTTTAAATGAGTGCCAATATATTGGTTGTATAGTAGTTAATGACAAAGATGATGTAAAAAGTGATAGATTGCCAAAATTTAAAATAGCAGAAGGTGTATATGCGAAATTTGATTTAAAAGGAAAAACAGGAGATGTACTTCCATTTATTCACTGGGTATATCATGAGTGGTTACCAAAAAGTGAATATGAAACGACTACAAAGCCTTCTTATGCTGTTTATAATAAATTAGATTTTTTTGATGAACATGATGAGTTTGAATTAAGCTTTTATGTATCGATAAACTTTTGA
- a CDS encoding calcium/sodium antiporter, whose protein sequence is MIFYLLSIVVGFVILVWSADKFVEGAASTAKHLGMPSLLIGILIVGFGTSAPEMVVSAIAAMEGNPGLALGNAIGSNIVNVALILGITALVTPIVVNSKIIKKEIPLLLVIVLITGYLLLDNSLTFFEGVILLAGFFSLIIWSIYTALKSRGDTFGTEMDAELIENELSLKAGIIWLIVGIVLLIASSRLLVWGAVGVAQEFGVSDLIIGLTIVALGTSLPELAASVVAARKGEHDIAIGNVVGSNMFNLLAVIGIATVISPMNNIPIEVLQRDWIIMFLLTIILLVMAYSFKNKEGVITRVEGLILVACYIAYNTYLGINLASGL, encoded by the coding sequence ATGATTTTCTATTTACTCTCAATTGTTGTTGGCTTTGTAATTTTAGTTTGGAGTGCAGACAAGTTTGTTGAAGGGGCTGCAAGTACAGCAAAACATCTTGGAATGCCAAGTTTATTAATTGGTATTTTAATAGTTGGATTTGGTACAAGTGCACCTGAAATGGTTGTATCAGCAATCGCTGCAATGGAAGGTAATCCTGGTCTTGCTCTTGGAAATGCAATTGGTTCAAATATAGTGAATGTAGCACTTATTTTAGGAATTACAGCTTTAGTTACTCCAATAGTTGTAAACTCAAAAATTATCAAAAAAGAAATACCTCTATTGTTAGTTATTGTTTTAATAACTGGATATTTATTATTAGATAATTCATTAACATTTTTTGAAGGAGTAATCCTTTTAGCTGGATTTTTTAGTTTAATTATTTGGTCTATTTATACAGCTTTAAAAAGTAGAGGCGATACTTTTGGAACAGAAATGGATGCAGAATTAATAGAAAATGAATTAAGTTTAAAAGCTGGAATTATTTGGCTTATTGTAGGAATAGTTTTACTAATTGCAAGCTCAAGATTATTAGTTTGGGGAGCTGTTGGTGTTGCTCAAGAATTTGGTGTTAGTGATTTAATTATTGGATTAACAATAGTTGCACTTGGAACTTCACTTCCAGAGCTTGCAGCATCTGTAGTTGCTGCAAGAAAAGGTGAACATGATATTGCAATTGGTAATGTTGTTGGATCAAATATGTTTAATTTATTGGCTGTAATTGGTATCGCAACGGTTATATCTCCTATGAATAATATTCCAATTGAAGTATTACAAAGAGATTGGATAATTATGTTTTTATTAACAATCATTCTTTTAGTTATGGCATATAGTTTCAAAAATAAAGAAGGTGTGATTACTAGAGTTGAAGGGTTAATTTTAGTTGCTTGTTATATAGCCTATAATACATACTTAGGGATTAATTTAGCAAGTGGGTTATAA
- a CDS encoding DEAD/DEAH box helicase, translated as MNSLITNNQITNFYNNITELLQECDSFYFNVAFINFSGIQLLLDSFKELEEKNIKGKILTSTYLNFTQIKALEKIKEFENIELKIYDCNSSNIGFHSKSYIFEFKDEYKILIGSSNITASAFKSNIEWNVKTITKKDDVFLRDILNEFESLWKGSIEVNDKFLTSYSNFLNSQNKEFQSFSLNQIKTNFMQEKALQKLQNLRTKGENKALIIVATGSGKTYLSAFDVKKFKAKTMLFLVHRENILIKAKENFENILPEINSFGLYTGNKKEQNKNYLFSTIQTMSLNFLEFSQDFFEYIIIDEAHHVTSSSYKKILDYFKPKFLLGLTATSNRMDGNSIYEVFDENIALDLRLNDALEHDLIVPFHYYGITDIKSIDYENVDLTKIDVLAKLLSVNKRVDFIVEKINFYSNSGNKRKILGFCVSKEHCNFMANEFNKKGINSITLTSDDSISKREESIKRLENENDSLEVIFTVDIFNEGIDIPSINMVLFLRPTNSPIVFIQQLGRGLRKYENKEFLTVLDFIGNHKKAYLIALALVGNKMIDKESIKLSLQNNFADFKNAFISMDEISKNRILEQINKENFNQLKYLKEQYFEFKNILGKIPSLVDFLQFEDVINPLKFINESKSYIEFLAKVEDDKKLKALVLNENFTKAIRFIENEFPIKRIYEFVILKYLLNNDFCDIDIAFKILNKYLDRVDDQTIIHSFLYLNQDFLDSAQVGRYLKLLKFDGKVAKKTKEFEELLKNENYKKIFEDSLNFGIYNYEEEFSSTDFGKPFLKLYSKYNMLNIAKLCNFPKIHSSFRGSGFLKYENDFFLFINLEKEKFSKSANYHNTFLSKNIFTYQSKPSHSSDKGDGERLCENKKFSVKLHIFVRKFAQVDKKTQDFIYLGIANSIKYWDNKPINLELKLEIPLSNKLFEEFTKIG; from the coding sequence TTGAATAGTTTAATAACCAATAATCAAATAACAAATTTTTATAATAATATCACAGAATTACTACAAGAGTGCGATAGTTTTTATTTTAATGTAGCATTTATAAATTTTTCAGGAATACAACTACTTTTAGATAGTTTTAAAGAGTTAGAAGAAAAAAATATAAAAGGTAAAATATTAACTTCGACATATCTAAATTTTACGCAAATAAAAGCATTAGAAAAAATTAAAGAGTTTGAAAATATAGAGTTAAAAATCTATGATTGTAATAGTTCAAATATAGGTTTTCATAGTAAATCTTATATATTTGAATTTAAAGATGAATATAAAATTTTAATTGGTTCTTCAAATATAACTGCAAGCGCTTTTAAATCAAATATTGAGTGGAATGTAAAAACAATAACAAAAAAAGATGATGTTTTTTTAAGAGATATTTTAAATGAGTTTGAATCTCTTTGGAAAGGTTCAATTGAAGTAAATGACAAATTTTTAACTTCATATTCTAACTTTCTAAATTCTCAAAATAAAGAGTTTCAATCTTTTAGTTTAAATCAAATAAAAACAAATTTTATGCAAGAAAAAGCTTTACAAAAATTACAAAATTTACGAACTAAAGGTGAAAATAAAGCTTTAATTATTGTTGCAACTGGATCAGGAAAAACTTATCTAAGCGCCTTTGATGTGAAAAAATTCAAAGCAAAAACAATGCTTTTTTTAGTTCATAGGGAAAATATTTTAATAAAAGCAAAAGAGAATTTTGAAAATATTTTGCCAGAAATCAATTCATTTGGGTTATATACAGGAAATAAGAAAGAGCAAAATAAAAACTATCTATTTTCAACTATTCAAACTATGAGTTTAAATTTTTTAGAGTTTTCACAAGATTTTTTCGAATATATAATTATTGATGAAGCTCATCATGTAACAAGTTCTAGTTATAAAAAAATCTTAGATTATTTTAAACCAAAGTTTTTATTAGGACTTACTGCTACATCAAATCGAATGGATGGAAATTCAATTTATGAAGTTTTTGACGAAAATATAGCACTTGATTTAAGGCTAAATGACGCACTAGAACATGATTTAATAGTTCCTTTTCATTATTATGGAATTACAGATATAAAAAGTATAGATTATGAAAATGTGGATTTAACAAAGATTGATGTTTTAGCCAAACTTTTAAGTGTGAATAAAAGGGTCGATTTTATTGTTGAAAAAATAAATTTTTACTCAAATAGCGGAAATAAAAGAAAAATTCTAGGTTTTTGTGTTTCAAAAGAACATTGTAATTTTATGGCAAATGAATTTAATAAAAAAGGTATAAACTCTATAACTCTTACAAGTGATGATTCAATTTCTAAAAGAGAAGAGAGTATCAAAAGACTTGAAAATGAAAATGACAGTTTAGAAGTAATTTTCACAGTTGATATTTTCAATGAAGGTATTGATATTCCATCAATAAATATGGTTTTGTTTTTACGTCCAACTAATTCACCGATAGTTTTTATTCAACAATTAGGAAGAGGTCTTAGAAAATATGAAAATAAAGAGTTTTTAACGGTTCTTGACTTTATTGGAAATCATAAAAAAGCTTATTTAATCGCATTAGCTTTGGTTGGAAATAAAATGATTGATAAAGAGAGTATTAAGCTCTCACTTCAAAATAATTTTGCAGATTTTAAAAATGCTTTTATAAGTATGGATGAAATTTCAAAAAATAGAATCCTTGAACAAATAAACAAAGAAAATTTCAATCAATTAAAATATCTAAAAGAGCAATATTTTGAGTTTAAAAATATCTTAGGGAAAATTCCATCATTGGTAGATTTTTTGCAATTTGAAGATGTGATAAATCCTTTAAAATTTATAAATGAAAGTAAATCTTACATTGAATTTTTAGCAAAAGTTGAAGATGATAAAAAGTTAAAAGCGTTAGTTTTAAATGAAAACTTTACAAAAGCTATAAGATTTATAGAAAATGAATTTCCTATAAAAAGAATTTATGAATTTGTGATTTTAAAATATCTTTTAAACAATGATTTTTGTGATATTGACATTGCTTTTAAAATTTTGAATAAGTATTTAGATAGAGTTGATGATCAAACGATAATTCATAGTTTCTTATATTTAAATCAAGACTTTTTAGATTCAGCTCAAGTTGGTAGATATTTAAAACTTTTGAAATTTGATGGAAAAGTTGCAAAAAAAACAAAAGAGTTTGAAGAACTTTTGAAAAATGAGAATTATAAAAAAATCTTTGAAGATAGTTTGAATTTTGGAATTTATAATTATGAAGAGGAGTTTAGCTCAACTGATTTTGGAAAACCATTTCTAAAACTTTATTCTAAATACAATATGTTAAATATTGCAAAACTTTGTAATTTCCCAAAAATTCATAGTTCATTTAGAGGAAGTGGATTTTTAAAATATGAAAATGATTTCTTTTTATTTATAAATCTAGAAAAAGAGAAATTCTCAAAATCTGCAAATTATCATAATACTTTTTTATCAAAAAATATTTTTACTTATCAAAGTAAACCAAGTCATTCTTCTGATAAAGGTGATGGTGAAAGATTGTGTGAAAATAAAAAGTTTAGTGTAAAGCTTCATATATTTGTGCGGAAATTTGCGCAAGTTGATAAAAAAACACAAGATTTTATATATCTTGGAATTGCAAATAGCATAAAATATTGGGATAATAAACCAATAAATTTAGAATTAAAACTTGAAATTCCACTTTCAAATAAGCTATTTGAAGAGTTTACAAAAATAGGTTAA
- a CDS encoding biotin/lipoyl-containing protein, giving the protein MSKKYIDIMDTTFRDGFQSVFGGRVLMNDFFPAVEAAKEAGITHFEFGGGARFQSLFFYLQENAFEMMDKFREIVGPYANLQTLARGINTVMLDTGSRELIDLHAKMFAKHGTTTIRNFDALNDVQNLEYSAECIKKYGLNHEVVVTLMDLPPGCTGAHDVAFYEKTLRQILNSSLPFDSLCFKDASGTSSPQKIYETIQMARRLVGNDTHIRLHTHETAGVSVACYLAALEAGADGIDLAASPVSGGTSQPDILTMLHAVKGKNYDLGGLEIDKILKYQDVLANCLKDYFIPPEATQVSPLIPFSPMPGGALTANTQMMRDNGTLDKFPEVIKAMREVVEKGGYGTSVTPVSQFYWQQAYANVMFGPWKQIAPGYGKMVLGYFGKTPVEPDAEVVKLAAEKLKLEPTKENPLDIADRDEKKKISVWKQRLEIEGIEATEENIFIAAACDEKGIAFLKGESPLNVRKIDTVCEDNKDCKLGENKMANANGNYTVVVDGQKFNVTIAEGNADIQVTPVSNTVSSAPAPVSSNGGTEVPAAVNGAVWKILVKEGDRVEKDQQIMILEAMKMEIDITAPVSGVITKILVENTQAVDEGQTLAIIG; this is encoded by the coding sequence ATGTCTAAAAAATATATAGATATCATGGATACAACTTTTAGAGATGGATTTCAATCTGTCTTTGGAGGAAGAGTCCTAATGAATGATTTCTTTCCGGCTGTAGAAGCTGCAAAAGAAGCAGGTATAACTCACTTTGAGTTTGGTGGAGGAGCAAGGTTCCAATCTTTATTCTTCTATCTACAAGAAAACGCATTTGAAATGATGGATAAATTTAGAGAAATCGTTGGACCATATGCAAACTTACAAACTTTAGCAAGAGGTATCAACACAGTAATGCTAGATACAGGTTCTAGAGAATTAATCGACTTACATGCAAAAATGTTCGCAAAACATGGAACAACAACAATCAGAAACTTTGATGCATTAAATGATGTTCAAAACCTTGAATATAGTGCTGAATGTATTAAAAAATATGGATTAAATCATGAAGTAGTTGTTACACTTATGGATTTACCTCCAGGTTGTACTGGTGCTCATGATGTAGCTTTTTATGAAAAAACTTTAAGACAAATTCTAAATAGTAGCTTGCCATTTGATTCTTTATGCTTTAAAGATGCATCAGGGACAAGCTCACCTCAAAAAATTTATGAAACAATCCAAATGGCAAGAAGATTAGTGGGTAATGATACTCATATTAGACTTCATACTCATGAAACAGCAGGTGTTTCAGTTGCCTGTTATCTTGCTGCACTTGAAGCTGGAGCTGATGGTATTGATTTAGCTGCAAGTCCAGTAAGTGGTGGAACAAGCCAACCTGATATTCTTACAATGCTTCATGCAGTAAAAGGCAAGAATTATGATTTAGGTGGTTTAGAAATTGATAAAATTCTAAAATACCAAGATGTATTGGCTAATTGCTTAAAAGACTACTTTATTCCTCCTGAAGCTACTCAAGTTTCTCCTTTAATCCCATTCTCTCCAATGCCAGGTGGTGCATTAACTGCAAATACTCAAATGATGAGAGATAATGGTACTTTAGATAAATTCCCAGAAGTTATTAAAGCTATGAGAGAAGTTGTTGAAAAAGGTGGATATGGTACATCTGTAACTCCTGTTTCTCAGTTTTATTGGCAACAAGCATACGCAAATGTAATGTTTGGTCCATGGAAACAAATTGCTCCTGGATATGGAAAAATGGTTTTAGGTTACTTTGGTAAAACTCCTGTTGAACCAGATGCAGAAGTTGTAAAACTTGCAGCTGAAAAACTAAAACTTGAACCAACAAAAGAAAATCCTTTAGATATAGCAGATAGAGATGAAAAGAAAAAAATCTCTGTTTGGAAACAAAGATTAGAAATTGAAGGAATTGAAGCAACTGAAGAAAATATCTTTATTGCTGCTGCTTGTGATGAAAAAGGAATTGCATTCTTAAAAGGTGAATCACCTTTAAATGTAAGAAAAATTGATACAGTTTGTGAAGATAATAAAGATTGTAAATTAGGAGAGAATAAAATGGCAAATGCAAATGGAAACTATACAGTTGTAGTTGATGGTCAAAAGTTTAATGTAACAATTGCTGAAGGTAATGCAGATATTCAAGTAACTCCTGTTTCAAATACAGTAAGTTCAGCACCTGCACCAGTTTCTTCAAATGGTGGAACAGAAGTACCAGCCGCAGTAAATGGAGCAGTATGGAAAATTTTAGTAAAAGAAGGTGATAGAGTTGAAAAAGATCAACAAATCATGATTCTTGAAGCTATGAAAATGGAAATAGATATAACTGCACCAGTTTCTGGAGTTATTACTAAAATTTTAGTTGAAAATACGCAAGCTGTTGATGAAGGTCAAACATTAGCCATTATTGGTTAA
- a CDS encoding sodium ion-translocating decarboxylase subunit beta yields the protein MRKNILIAFFLLFSAFALNSFASTPSVETPTEEKQPYHSKTMSELVDSFYATTGIKALFEPQAGVLDSHGKEMTFFAQGYGRIIMIFICFLLFYLAIKKGFEPLLLIPIGFGGLLANIPIANMAGHDGMLGIIYSMGITNQFFPLLIFMGVGAMTDFGPLLANPKTALLGGAAQFGIFGSLVGAVLLSQFVPGINFSLEQAAAISIIGGADGPTSIFVASKLAPELLGAIAVAAYSYMALVPLIQPPIMRALTTEKERKIKMSTLRKVSKLEKIVFPLVVLSLTLLILPDAAPLIGALCFGNFARESGVVDRLSDTMQNALINIVTIFLGLGVGSKLASEQFLVAETLGIMAIGLLAFSAGTAMGVIMAKIMNLVSSKESQINPLIGAAGVSAVPMAARVVSKEGQLYDKSNILLMHAMGPNVAGVIGSAVAAGVLLSIFK from the coding sequence ATGAGAAAAAATATACTTATAGCTTTTTTTCTTCTGTTTAGTGCATTTGCACTAAATAGTTTTGCTTCAACACCTAGTGTTGAAACACCAACTGAAGAGAAACAACCTTATCATTCAAAAACGATGAGTGAATTAGTTGATTCATTTTATGCAACAACTGGTATTAAAGCTTTGTTTGAACCGCAAGCTGGTGTACTAGATTCACATGGAAAAGAGATGACATTCTTTGCTCAAGGGTATGGAAGAATCATCATGATTTTCATCTGTTTCTTATTGTTCTATTTAGCAATTAAAAAAGGGTTTGAACCATTACTATTAATTCCAATTGGATTTGGTGGATTATTAGCAAATATACCAATTGCAAATATGGCAGGACATGATGGAATGCTAGGAATTATTTATAGTATGGGTATTACAAATCAATTTTTCCCATTATTAATCTTTATGGGTGTTGGAGCTATGACAGACTTTGGTCCATTATTAGCTAATCCAAAAACTGCCCTTCTAGGTGGTGCTGCACAATTTGGAATCTTTGGATCACTTGTTGGTGCAGTTTTATTATCTCAATTTGTTCCAGGGATTAACTTTTCATTAGAACAAGCTGCTGCTATTTCAATCATTGGTGGAGCTGATGGACCAACATCTATTTTCGTTGCTTCAAAACTAGCACCTGAATTACTTGGAGCTATTGCAGTTGCAGCATATTCATATATGGCATTAGTACCACTAATTCAGCCACCAATTATGAGAGCATTAACTACAGAAAAAGAGAGAAAAATAAAAATGTCTACACTTAGAAAAGTTTCTAAGTTAGAGAAAATTGTTTTTCCATTAGTAGTATTATCTTTAACATTATTAATTCTTCCAGATGCTGCACCATTAATTGGAGCATTATGCTTTGGTAATTTTGCAAGAGAATCAGGAGTTGTTGATAGACTTTCTGATACAATGCAAAACGCATTAATTAATATAGTAACAATATTTTTAGGATTAGGTGTTGGTTCAAAACTAGCATCAGAGCAATTCTTAGTAGCAGAGACTTTAGGAATTATGGCAATAGGTCTTTTAGCATTTTCTGCAGGGACTGCGATGGGTGTAATAATGGCTAAAATAATGAATTTAGTAAGTTCAAAAGAGAGTCAGATAAATCCTTTAATTGGAGCAGCTGGAGTATCTGCTGTGCCAATGGCAGCAAGGGTTGTTAGTAAAGAAGGTCAACTTTATGACAAATCGAACATTTTATTAATGCATGCGATGGGTCCTAATGTAGCTGGTGTTATTGGTTCAGCAGTTGCTGCTGGTGTTCTTTTATCGATATTTAAATAG
- a CDS encoding replication initiation protein, with translation MEEEFVIYKPKPLIYISNLTQRERLIVNFLIKLVNTQNKEENPKYVFRVGNIKNICNIRDFEAIRAILYNLFETNLEIDLLKNKRKLKIMKNISMKKSEVSITFSNEFMELFKINSYANIDIKEQTKLKSKYSIIVYEMIKDYYRTNNSFVQIPHIEIDTFKNLMGFKNISNYDLKKIVLEKIIVDINKNTNFNFTYKFLNKIGSKKPTHIELKFSKEKSIIPKIENKKSDAETLKEIEKKMECLRLKDIENEKKMEWLKLEDIKIAKRRDALTKQEIYCEETTSRYERYMNDYEKRIDEKRGEEE, from the coding sequence ATGGAAGAAGAATTTGTAATATATAAACCCAAACCTTTAATTTATATCAGCAATTTAACACAAAGAGAAAGGTTAATAGTTAATTTTTTAATAAAATTGGTTAATACCCAAAATAAAGAAGAAAACCCTAAATATGTGTTTAGAGTAGGAAACATAAAAAATATTTGTAATATTAGGGATTTTGAAGCAATTAGAGCTATTTTATATAATCTATTTGAAACAAATTTAGAAATTGATTTATTAAAAAATAAAAGAAAATTAAAAATAATGAAAAACATATCAATGAAGAAATCAGAAGTGAGCATTACTTTTTCAAATGAATTTATGGAATTATTTAAAATAAATTCCTATGCTAATATTGATATAAAAGAACAAACAAAACTAAAATCAAAATATTCAATTATTGTATATGAAATGATAAAAGATTATTATAGAACAAATAATTCATTTGTTCAAATTCCTCATATTGAAATTGATACATTTAAAAATCTAATGGGATTTAAAAATATTTCTAATTATGATTTGAAAAAAATTGTATTAGAAAAAATTATTGTAGATATAAATAAAAACACTAATTTTAATTTTACCTATAAATTTTTAAATAAAATTGGAAGTAAAAAACCTACTCATATAGAATTGAAATTTTCCAAAGAAAAATCAATTATTCCTAAAATTGAAAATAAAAAATCTGATGCTGAAACTTTGAAAGAAATTGAAAAAAAAATGGAATGCCTAAGGCTTAAAGATATTGAGAATGAAAAAAAAATGGAATGGTTAAAACTTGAAGATATTAAAATTGCTAAAAGAAGAGACGCATTAACCAAACAAGAAATATATTGTGAAGAAACCACAAGCAGGTATGAAAGATATATGAATGACTATGAGAAAAGGATTGATGAAAAGAGGGGTGAGGAAGAGTAA
- a CDS encoding OadG family protein, protein MEEVNLIAESVKFMFLGMGVVFAFLIIMILVLKAQGIILTRFFPQEEKKVVNTTPIKNSTNTETAKIAAIVAAVQHHKNLKG, encoded by the coding sequence ATGGAAGAAGTAAACTTAATCGCAGAATCAGTAAAGTTTATGTTTTTAGGGATGGGAGTAGTATTTGCATTCCTAATAATCATGATATTAGTACTAAAAGCACAAGGGATAATATTAACAAGATTTTTTCCACAAGAAGAGAAGAAAGTTGTAAATACAACACCAATAAAAAATAGTACAAATACAGAGACTGCAAAAATAGCTGCAATAGTAGCAGCTGTACAACATCATAAAAATCTAAAGGGTTAA